From one Thermatribacter velox genomic stretch:
- a CDS encoding methyltetrahydrofolate cobalamin methyltransferase, whose protein sequence is MLIIIGERINATRKPIREALERRDAQFFIEEARKQEQAGAHFIDVNAGTDAKSEMENLPWLVEIIQDEVSVPLCFDSANEKALERALKVYKKKELIINSFTAEEAKIKALLPLAKEWNASIVGLAMGEAGIPQTGQERMKLVDRLLEAVHRYDIPEERLFIDPLVIPVGTDSTQGKVFLETLRSIKDKFPKVKTVCGLSNVSFGLPNRRLLNRTFVVLCLGFGLDAAIIDPLDRELMASIYAAEALLGIDEFCMKYLSAFREGRLNT, encoded by the coding sequence GTGTTGATTATTATTGGAGAACGGATTAATGCCACACGTAAACCTATACGAGAGGCTCTGGAAAGAAGAGACGCTCAGTTTTTTATTGAAGAAGCTAGAAAACAGGAGCAGGCAGGAGCGCATTTCATCGATGTGAATGCAGGCACTGATGCTAAATCGGAGATGGAAAACCTTCCTTGGTTGGTGGAAATTATTCAGGATGAGGTGAGCGTGCCTCTTTGTTTTGATTCTGCTAATGAAAAGGCGCTGGAAAGAGCTTTGAAGGTTTACAAAAAGAAAGAGTTAATCATTAATTCCTTTACGGCTGAGGAAGCAAAAATAAAAGCGTTGCTTCCTTTGGCTAAAGAGTGGAACGCTTCCATAGTTGGTCTGGCTATGGGTGAAGCCGGAATACCTCAGACTGGTCAGGAGCGCATGAAACTGGTGGATAGATTGCTGGAAGCTGTGCACCGCTATGACATCCCTGAAGAACGACTTTTTATTGATCCTCTGGTTATTCCCGTGGGTACGGATTCTACTCAGGGAAAAGTTTTTCTGGAAACCTTAAGAAGTATTAAAGATAAGTTTCCCAAGGTGAAGACAGTTTGTGGCTTGTCAAACGTTTCTTTTGGTTTGCCAAACAGAAGGCTTTTGAACCGGACTTTTGTGGTGCTCTGTCTCGGATTTGGCCTGGACGCAGCAATTATTGACCCTCTGGACAGAGAACTGATGGCTTCCATCTATGCGGCAGAGGCACTTTTGGGAATTGACGAATTTTGTATGAAGTATCTTTCCGCTTTTAGGGAAGGCAGACTTAACACTTAA
- a CDS encoding folylpolyglutamate synthase/dihydrofolate synthase family protein: MLYQEALRYLYGLINYEKIGFSYSDLKLERMQELMDRLGNPQFRVPTILIAGTKGKGSTSYLLHRFLMAYGFSCGLYSKPHLVTYRERIRINDTFIGGDELGLLVRRIRPVVEEMGRSSPLGKPTYFEVSVALAFLYFLERKVDLAVFEVGLGGRLDATNVSCPDLTAITPVGMDHMDVLGNSVGEIAKEKAGIIRSGIPLVLASQCPEAEKVILEVARLKSAPVTRFEEECFFEILSRDSLGSQLQWEVKSWGRSASLFPLLGDHQVANFLMALLILREWGLDFREHAIEAALTRVSWPGRIQVISNRPLIIFDVAHNRDSFLALRNTLRNYLGIEKSTFLLGFVKGKDVNSIAEVLGGFADSIVVTQPYTPRALMPGNLISLFERVAPTLVVKDPAMAYTFAKDLAVKNGLPLVVAGSFYLARLFEGEINRIFNISEEVELC; encoded by the coding sequence ATGTTGTATCAAGAAGCCTTGCGCTACCTTTACGGTTTGATTAACTACGAGAAGATTGGTTTTTCGTATTCGGATTTAAAACTGGAGCGTATGCAGGAGTTGATGGACCGCTTGGGTAATCCCCAGTTCAGAGTACCCACTATCTTGATTGCTGGCACCAAAGGCAAGGGTTCCACTTCTTACCTTTTGCATAGGTTTTTGATGGCTTACGGTTTCAGTTGCGGCCTTTATTCCAAGCCCCATCTTGTAACTTATCGAGAGCGGATACGGATTAACGATACTTTCATCGGTGGAGATGAGCTGGGATTGCTGGTACGGCGTATTCGGCCCGTTGTTGAGGAAATGGGTCGCAGTTCTCCTTTGGGCAAGCCTACTTATTTTGAGGTTTCGGTGGCTCTTGCTTTTCTTTATTTTCTCGAAAGAAAGGTTGATCTGGCTGTTTTTGAGGTTGGTTTGGGTGGGCGCCTTGATGCGACCAATGTTTCCTGTCCGGATTTGACAGCGATAACTCCTGTTGGAATGGACCACATGGATGTTTTGGGGAATTCTGTAGGGGAGATCGCCAAAGAAAAGGCTGGCATCATTCGTTCTGGGATTCCTCTCGTTCTGGCTTCTCAATGTCCGGAAGCTGAGAAAGTGATTTTGGAAGTTGCCCGCCTGAAAAGTGCTCCAGTAACCCGGTTTGAAGAAGAGTGTTTTTTTGAAATTCTGTCCAGAGATTCTTTGGGGTCTCAACTGCAGTGGGAGGTGAAAAGCTGGGGCAGGAGCGCATCATTATTCCCCCTTCTTGGCGACCATCAGGTTGCTAATTTTTTGATGGCTTTACTTATATTGCGGGAATGGGGTTTGGACTTTCGAGAACACGCGATAGAAGCCGCGCTTACAAGAGTAAGCTGGCCAGGAAGGATTCAAGTAATTTCGAATCGCCCTTTGATAATCTTTGATGTGGCCCATAATCGTGATTCCTTTCTGGCTTTGCGTAACACTCTCCGTAATTATCTGGGTATTGAAAAAAGCACTTTCCTTTTGGGTTTTGTGAAGGGAAAGGATGTCAACTCTATTGCGGAAGTTCTGGGTGGCTTTGCGGATTCGATAGTCGTTACCCAACCTTACACCCCTCGGGCCTTAATGCCTGGTAATCTGATTTCCCTGTTTGAGAGAGTTGCACCCACCCTGGTTGTCAAAGACCCGGCGATGGCCTACACTTTTGCAAAAGATTTAGCGGTAAAGAACGGATTGCCTCTGGTGGTTGCTGGTTCCTTTTATCTGGCCCGTCTTTTTGAGGGAGAAATTAATCGTATTTTTAATATTAGCGAGGAGGTCGAGCTGTGTTGA
- the hydF gene encoding [FeFe] hydrogenase H-cluster maturation GTPase HydF, giving the protein MKQTTPRGLRPHIGIFGRRNAGKSSLINALTHQEVAIVSEIPGTTTDPVFKAVELLPFGPVTLIDTAGLDDEGFLGELRKKKTLEILRRCDLALVVWDHNSDLTFEKQLIELLRENGITTIGVQNKIDLVATTNTLADHQIPTFRVSARTGEGIEELKKALISILQRSYQEKPLIKDLVTIGDTVVLVVPIDLGAPKGRLILPQVQTIRELLDAEAVVVITKERELVETLQGLKNPPRMVITDSQVFHKVAGAVPPGIPLTSFSILFARYKGDLLTFVEGVEAIEKLKPGDKVLISEACTHHPMPDDIGRIKIPRWLRQRLGFEVDIDVNVGASFPENLSQYQLIIHCGACMLNPKEMYYRILTAKRESVPITNYGITIAYLQGLFPRVLEVFPEMQAKLQARTFSASLFHRIGGKWSL; this is encoded by the coding sequence GTGAAGCAAACAACACCACGTGGCCTGAGACCCCACATAGGCATTTTTGGTAGAAGAAACGCCGGTAAGTCTTCACTGATTAACGCTCTTACTCATCAGGAAGTAGCTATTGTATCAGAAATTCCCGGTACCACTACCGACCCGGTATTTAAGGCTGTTGAATTGCTTCCCTTTGGACCCGTGACGCTTATCGACACAGCAGGCCTGGATGATGAAGGCTTTCTGGGAGAATTGCGCAAGAAAAAAACCTTGGAAATACTCAGACGCTGTGACCTGGCGCTTGTGGTGTGGGACCACAACTCAGACTTGACCTTTGAAAAGCAACTAATCGAGCTTTTGCGAGAAAACGGTATAACCACCATTGGAGTACAGAATAAAATCGACTTGGTCGCAACCACCAACACCCTGGCTGACCACCAGATACCCACTTTCAGGGTAAGCGCCAGAACTGGAGAAGGTATAGAAGAGCTGAAGAAAGCCCTTATATCAATACTACAACGCTCCTACCAGGAGAAACCGCTAATTAAAGACCTCGTCACCATTGGGGACACCGTAGTGCTGGTGGTCCCCATAGACCTCGGCGCACCTAAGGGCAGGTTAATTCTTCCCCAGGTACAAACCATTCGAGAACTGCTCGATGCAGAAGCAGTAGTGGTAATTACTAAAGAAAGAGAATTGGTTGAAACTTTGCAAGGACTGAAAAATCCACCGCGAATGGTGATTACCGATTCTCAGGTGTTTCATAAAGTAGCAGGAGCAGTACCTCCTGGAATACCTCTTACCAGTTTTTCAATCCTCTTTGCTCGCTACAAAGGAGACCTCCTGACCTTCGTGGAAGGCGTGGAAGCTATTGAAAAGCTCAAACCTGGAGACAAAGTCTTAATTTCGGAAGCTTGTACCCACCATCCCATGCCTGATGATATCGGACGAATAAAAATACCACGCTGGCTCAGGCAAAGACTGGGTTTTGAAGTAGATATCGATGTTAATGTGGGAGCCAGCTTCCCAGAAAATCTTTCTCAGTACCAGCTGATAATCCACTGTGGAGCCTGCATGTTAAACCCTAAGGAAATGTATTACCGCATACTTACTGCAAAAAGAGAGAGCGTGCCCATTACCAATTACGGGATAACCATTGCCTATTTACAGGGACTCTTCCCCCGGGTGCTTGAAGTTTTTCCTGAAATGCAAGCCAAGCTGCAAGCCAGAACTTTTTCAGCCAGTCTCTTTCATCGCATCGGTGGGAAATGGTCACTGTAA